One Arachis hypogaea cultivar Tifrunner chromosome 18, arahy.Tifrunner.gnm2.J5K5, whole genome shotgun sequence genomic window, gattgatttcaattttaaaatattgtgAATTGTGTATTGGTGTTTAAGAAGTTATGGGTCAAGAATTTTCTCATGAAGGGGTTAATAGCGAGCATACATCATATGATCAATATGAGCAGGAGGAAGAAAAATATGAGGAAGTTGACGTGGATTATATGGATGAGGACGACACAAATGTGGAACCAATGTTCGATTATCACAGCTTCGATGAAGGGTATAACATTGACTCACTTGAAGACATTGGGATGATTGAATTTTGAAACATCAGGGATGAAGATATATGTCATTTGAGTTCTACAATAGATATGCAAGGACAAGAGGCTTTAGTGCTCGGAAGAACAGGACTAGGAAGAGTCGTGCGGGCGCACTTAAGTTGAAGAATTTTGTATGTCATCGTGAAGGATTTAGACCACAAAATAATTACGGCATTGGAAACCTTAAGAGAAAACCTACACCCGAGACAAGGTGTGGCTACAGTGCAATGATGGAGATTCGTGTAGATGACCTAGTAGTCAttggtttatttcttatttttctgaTGAACACAATCATCCGCTTTTGGATCCTCGGTTGACTAGATTGCTCCCTGGGCATAGATTCATGTCCGAGGCTGATATTGGCCACATGGTTAACATGAAAAAGGGTGGATTAGTGTTGGACAGATATATCGGGCATTAGCAAATCAGGCAGGTGGCTACGAGTATCTCTCTTTCACGCAAAGGGACATGTACAATAAAATAGCAAAGTAGAGGCGCCAATTACCCGGTGATGCATATGCAGCTTTGAAGTATCTAGAATATCAAGCAACAAATGACCCTTCTCTCTATTTTAATCATCACATGAATGCCGATGGTACTTTGCGCAATTTATTCTGGTGCGATGGTCTCAGTAGGGCAGACTACTCATTATTTGACAATGTGCTGGCTTTTGATGCTACCTATAAGAGGAATAAATATATATGTCCACTGGTAGTATTTTCTGGTGTCAATCATCACAATCAAACAATTATCTTTGCTGCTGCTTTAATTTGTGATGAGGAAAAAGACACATATAGGTGGTTGCTACAACAACAGAAGGTGGCAATGAATGGGAAAGCACCTGTTTCGGTGATTACGGATGGTGATCTATCAATGAAGATCGCCATTGAAAAAAAGTTTCCTAATGCACATCATAGATTATGTGCATGGC contains:
- the LOC112770209 gene encoding protein FAR-RED IMPAIRED RESPONSE 1-like, which produces MGQEFSHEGVNSEHTSYDQYEQEEEKYEEVDVDYMDEDDTNVEPMFDYHSFDEGYARTRGFSARKNRTRKSRAGALKLKNFVCHREGFRPQNNYGIGNLKRKPTPETRCGYSAMMEIRVDDLVVIALKYLEYQATNDPSLYFNHHMNADGTLRNLFWCDGLSRADYSLFDNVLAFDATYKRNKYICPLVVFSGVNHHNQTIIFAAALICDEEKDTYRWLLQQQKVAMNGKAPVSVITDGDLSMKIAIEKKFPNAHHRLCAWHLIRNATSNIGKPQFTSMFKKCMLGDYEIDVFRQKWFEMIEGFGVENKNWVLDMYKKRHSWATAHIRGKFFAGFRTTSQCEGLNSIIAKYVNSRYKGVTKVISLASVDQDCQSRFTKCGRASLEFFDAKSIRLFDGLV